One part of the Vogesella sp. LIG4 genome encodes these proteins:
- a CDS encoding TniQ family protein produces MSLIVTYAPHVDESGLGYYRRLVTDNVLSGWQELAGIAGVQRSRHALFGHADLVASQLGLEFEWALRASQKEEESRSWGRLYRVHTDAVCPVCLEEDGYLRQSWEHAYVTACPKHRIKLVDCCNDCGESLTQHRDHVDRCSCGQDLQRLPREEATPAQLWLSALIASHGKHASHIEPRLKRVDISTLGQVVATLCLSADPTRAPLHRSLAYPRTVTEAATFLAPLEGLLANWPAGFQVHVERRIEVGTPEARTLNTLLGPWYIGLRKACQGTALEVFLQVIIEVAAEKFDGILGLDSAKNMAEDVTEYLRSAEAAKVIGVSASRLHKAIQDGECIHRTRRFGTRGQVYELPRAEVDRIQQRRNEWISLDAACEVAGVTPAVLEHIVAAGVISADVNWRHDLLKGGPVASDSFSALLTRIREAADSAAASKGETLTWAELTSRRMGDKRAIQAVMQAIADGRVKAIEVGCRLGDCVFRREDVTEYFGTPLLEAGMSIQQLAKLTGWKWESISHWIEEGLLESEAIQLRGKSCRVVMPHQLLSFRQTYVPLADLARGMGTKSSALSKLLPGIEQVGAKPLPDGAFRGGLIRMADLGRLAVIGARAGHDLFV; encoded by the coding sequence ATGAGTTTGATTGTGACGTATGCACCGCATGTGGATGAGTCCGGGCTTGGCTATTACCGGAGGTTAGTGACCGATAACGTGCTGTCCGGTTGGCAGGAGCTGGCTGGGATTGCTGGGGTGCAACGTAGCCGCCATGCATTGTTTGGGCATGCTGATTTAGTTGCCAGTCAGCTCGGCCTCGAATTTGAATGGGCGCTACGTGCCAGCCAAAAAGAAGAGGAGAGTCGTAGCTGGGGGCGTTTGTACCGAGTCCACACTGACGCTGTCTGCCCAGTATGTCTGGAGGAGGACGGTTATCTGCGGCAAAGCTGGGAGCATGCTTATGTCACGGCCTGCCCGAAGCACCGTATCAAGCTCGTTGACTGTTGCAATGACTGCGGGGAGAGTCTGACGCAGCATCGTGACCATGTTGACCGTTGTAGCTGTGGGCAGGACTTGCAAAGATTGCCCCGCGAAGAGGCAACCCCGGCGCAGCTTTGGCTGTCGGCGCTCATCGCTAGCCACGGCAAGCATGCCAGCCATATCGAGCCCCGGCTGAAACGCGTAGACATCAGCACATTGGGGCAGGTTGTCGCGACGCTGTGTTTGTCGGCGGACCCGACGCGGGCACCGTTACATCGCAGTCTTGCTTATCCGAGAACGGTGACAGAGGCTGCTACATTTTTGGCGCCACTGGAGGGGTTACTAGCCAATTGGCCTGCGGGGTTTCAGGTACATGTGGAGCGTCGCATAGAGGTTGGGACGCCAGAGGCACGGACCCTCAATACATTGCTGGGCCCTTGGTATATCGGACTGCGCAAAGCTTGCCAGGGCACTGCCCTCGAGGTCTTTTTGCAGGTCATCATCGAGGTCGCCGCAGAAAAATTCGATGGCATTCTTGGCCTCGACTCCGCCAAGAACATGGCAGAAGACGTGACTGAGTATCTGCGTTCGGCAGAAGCGGCAAAAGTCATTGGGGTCAGTGCCTCCAGGCTGCACAAGGCGATTCAGGATGGAGAGTGCATCCATCGCACACGTCGGTTTGGCACGCGTGGCCAAGTGTATGAGCTGCCTCGTGCTGAGGTGGACCGCATCCAGCAACGTCGCAATGAGTGGATAAGTCTCGACGCCGCTTGTGAAGTCGCTGGTGTTACTCCTGCGGTGCTGGAGCACATAGTGGCGGCTGGTGTGATTTCGGCTGACGTGAATTGGCGCCATGACCTGCTAAAGGGTGGTCCGGTGGCATCTGACTCCTTCTCAGCACTGCTCACTCGTATTCGAGAAGCGGCCGACTCTGCTGCGGCTAGCAAGGGAGAAACGCTCACGTGGGCGGAACTGACTAGCCGGCGCATGGGTGACAAACGAGCTATTCAAGCTGTGATGCAAGCTATCGCGGATGGTCGGGTCAAGGCTATCGAGGTCGGATGTCGGTTGGGGGACTGCGTATTTCGGCGTGAAGACGTGACCGAGTATTTCGGCACCCCGCTCCTGGAGGCTGGCATGTCGATACAGCAGCTTGCCAAGCTCACCGGCTGGAAATGGGAAAGCATTTCACACTGGATAGAAGAAGGGCTACTGGAGTCCGAGGCGATTCAGTTGCGGGGTAAGTCGTGTCGGGTCGTCATGCCGCATCAGTTGCTGTCGTTCAGGCAGACCTATGTGCCGCTGGCTGACTTGGCTCGTGGCATGGGGACAAAATCTTCGGCACTGTCGAAACTGTTGCCGGGTATTGAGCAGGTTGGGGCGAAACCGCTTCCGGATGGAGCTTTTCGTGGGGGGTTGATTAGGATGGCTGACCTCGGACGGCTGGCGGTCATCGGTGCCAGAGCAGGTCACGACCTGTTTGTATAG
- a CDS encoding TniB family NTP-binding protein, protein MTPGKQLRIAIEECELPHPLFLAQHKPLQERIEDALDGAASRIERVIGPSRVGKSMLINALCRLYPETKVDGRRHVPVLQVPLPPGISHSGLSVSVLTALGLPVPHSGKSAKPRELEERMKHQLQLAGTRVLMFEEASHLVDVGARVPPRVAADWFKTLADRLNLTLLLFGVPRLERLFECNEQLRTRASASRRLLPYDSRIPANMQAFHSCVATYANLFRESGYPIELPGQALTYQCYLLSGGLIGVLSRFMQELASQQSSVQPCSLTFTDCQAAVSAIEVAGSPNFPAFADPSAIEAGVAPAALHQAFVTVMNDNDLPVPLLEKLSRAAQ, encoded by the coding sequence ATGACCCCTGGCAAGCAACTACGTATTGCAATCGAAGAGTGTGAACTTCCCCATCCGCTGTTCCTCGCGCAACACAAACCATTACAGGAGCGCATCGAAGATGCGCTCGATGGTGCAGCCAGTCGTATCGAGCGCGTCATTGGGCCGTCACGTGTAGGCAAGTCAATGCTCATCAATGCACTCTGTCGCCTTTATCCAGAAACCAAGGTGGATGGCCGGCGGCACGTACCGGTATTACAGGTCCCGTTGCCACCCGGCATTTCACACTCCGGATTGTCAGTGAGTGTATTAACCGCGCTTGGCCTGCCTGTACCGCATAGTGGCAAATCCGCGAAACCGCGGGAGCTGGAAGAACGGATGAAGCACCAACTGCAGTTAGCAGGCACGCGCGTCCTCATGTTTGAGGAGGCAAGCCATCTGGTAGACGTTGGCGCACGCGTACCGCCGCGCGTCGCGGCAGACTGGTTCAAAACCTTGGCCGACCGTCTCAACCTGACGCTGCTGTTATTTGGCGTACCGCGGCTTGAACGACTGTTTGAGTGTAATGAGCAATTGCGGACGCGCGCTTCCGCCTCTCGACGACTGTTACCTTACGACTCTCGCATCCCGGCAAACATGCAGGCGTTTCACAGCTGCGTGGCGACATACGCCAATTTGTTTCGCGAGTCTGGTTATCCAATTGAATTGCCTGGACAGGCGCTGACGTATCAGTGCTATTTGCTGAGTGGTGGGCTCATTGGGGTGCTGAGTCGGTTCATGCAAGAGCTTGCCAGCCAGCAGTCGTCAGTCCAACCGTGCTCGTTAACGTTCACGGATTGCCAGGCGGCAGTTAGCGCGATTGAAGTGGCAGGTTCTCCTAACTTTCCAGCATTTGCGGACCCTTCTGCCATAGAAGCTGGCGTGGCGCCAGCGGCACTGCATCAAGCCTTTGTGACGGTCATGAACGATAACGACTTGCCGGTACCGCTTCTCGAAAAACTGTCGAGGGCTGCGCAATGA
- a CDS encoding integrase produces the protein MTRTLMLHDKIAPPLNREAYLEVLDPKPRGGCIKVFDAEYRVERYIEVANVTSGIHNGSLTITRSGRPRFSHAAQAGDEALIARNGFIRSTMRSIQDIQRRRECSFLQAYREAEEDYRLLATPESPSFPTQSTIYRYREKALAGLPALRGDKNKGNRSSRYPKEVISIICTLAMQHYLQSHARWSLKRLTDAVNRQVAEGCPLMSCHPISSKFVKNTITRFVTSDPEHDRMLPSDAIAGKSTARKRLRIEMPFERVEQDALHLPFVVETASGVTSQVYLVHAIDCCTGYPLGWQLVVGAPVDADTLACVEMYMSPRKAALFQQMKIDHDKNVCGTPGLLVFDNGAENKGSRIKNLEKLGVDVLHCRARAGQEKPFIERLNRSLKEALEGLAGCTRFNGKDGQRDPIALGDSLITIEELERWIVRWYYEKWIHSPLQRLRWDVLLTSSIRGETPAARWQYFEDECCAIPLPPSRTEWLSALYEHTECRLSRKTGITILGHNYKGDDIPALVEKYGEHQLLKVLFNPDDFRHIYVYEGDELPLIILSYEHLRPETPAWSFKEAKEKFKKMKSSFKPASQAENFDRDMHDKVVADSLAPKRKKQSKYDRNRDTARKDKEAKATSRAARLPSPLPPPVPARSTRATTSPRVEVAAASLLSDDVMLLPVLSKESGGKLS, from the coding sequence ATGACGCGCACACTAATGCTGCACGACAAGATTGCGCCACCGCTGAATCGCGAGGCGTATCTGGAAGTGCTGGACCCGAAGCCGCGTGGTGGCTGTATCAAGGTGTTCGATGCCGAGTATCGTGTTGAACGCTACATTGAAGTCGCGAATGTGACGTCGGGCATACACAACGGCTCATTAACCATCACTCGCTCTGGCCGGCCGCGATTTAGCCACGCTGCTCAGGCCGGTGATGAGGCACTTATTGCGCGCAATGGTTTTATCCGCTCCACCATGCGCAGCATCCAGGACATCCAGCGGCGCCGGGAATGTAGCTTTCTACAGGCCTATCGCGAAGCAGAAGAGGATTACCGCCTCCTAGCTACGCCTGAGTCTCCGTCTTTCCCAACGCAGTCGACAATTTATCGCTACCGGGAAAAAGCGCTGGCAGGTCTTCCTGCATTGCGTGGGGACAAAAATAAGGGCAACCGTTCTTCCCGCTATCCGAAGGAAGTCATCAGCATCATTTGCACGCTGGCCATGCAGCATTACCTGCAATCGCACGCACGCTGGTCTCTTAAGCGGCTGACTGACGCGGTTAATCGCCAAGTGGCGGAGGGTTGTCCTCTGATGAGCTGCCATCCAATAAGCAGCAAGTTTGTCAAAAACACCATTACGCGGTTTGTCACCTCGGACCCAGAACACGACCGCATGCTGCCGAGCGATGCTATTGCCGGCAAGTCGACTGCGAGGAAGCGCCTTCGTATTGAAATGCCATTCGAGCGGGTTGAGCAGGATGCTCTGCATTTGCCATTTGTTGTGGAGACGGCAAGCGGAGTGACCAGCCAGGTATATCTGGTCCATGCCATTGATTGCTGCACCGGTTACCCACTCGGCTGGCAACTGGTTGTCGGTGCTCCTGTTGATGCCGACACACTTGCTTGCGTGGAAATGTACATGTCGCCACGGAAAGCGGCGTTGTTTCAGCAAATGAAAATCGACCACGACAAGAACGTGTGCGGTACCCCCGGCCTACTGGTGTTTGATAACGGTGCAGAAAACAAAGGCAGTCGTATTAAAAACCTTGAAAAACTCGGTGTAGATGTCCTGCATTGTCGTGCCCGGGCGGGTCAGGAAAAGCCTTTCATTGAACGACTGAACCGTTCACTCAAAGAAGCCTTGGAAGGCTTGGCAGGTTGCACCCGGTTTAACGGCAAGGATGGCCAGCGCGACCCCATCGCATTGGGCGACTCCTTAATCACTATTGAGGAGCTCGAGCGTTGGATAGTGCGGTGGTACTACGAGAAATGGATTCATTCCCCGCTTCAGCGCCTGCGTTGGGATGTTTTACTGACCAGCTCGATTCGTGGAGAAACCCCGGCAGCACGTTGGCAGTACTTTGAAGACGAATGCTGTGCGATACCGCTACCGCCCTCACGGACTGAATGGCTCTCCGCGCTGTACGAACATACCGAATGTCGCCTGAGCCGCAAAACCGGCATCACGATTCTTGGACACAATTACAAAGGTGACGACATTCCGGCACTAGTCGAAAAGTACGGTGAGCATCAGCTATTGAAGGTCTTATTTAATCCAGATGATTTTCGACATATCTATGTCTACGAAGGGGACGAGCTGCCTCTGATTATTTTGTCGTATGAGCACCTGCGACCGGAGACACCGGCTTGGTCATTTAAAGAAGCAAAAGAGAAGTTCAAGAAGATGAAGTCCAGTTTTAAACCGGCATCGCAAGCCGAAAATTTCGACCGCGACATGCATGACAAAGTTGTCGCTGACTCTCTTGCGCCCAAGCGCAAGAAACAAAGTAAGTATGACCGCAATCGCGATACGGCCCGCAAGGATAAAGAAGCGAAAGCGACCTCTCGTGCAGCCAGGCTGCCCAGTCCGTTACCGCCACCAGTACCTGCACGGTCTACTCGAGCAACTACGTCTCCGCGTGTCGAAGTGGCCGCGGCGAGCCTGTTATCCGATGACGTGATGCTGCTGCCGGTACTGAGTAAAGAAAGTGGGGGGAAACTGTCATGA
- a CDS encoding class I SAM-dependent DNA methyltransferase has product MLTGEIRSQVNAIWDACWSGGISNPMEVLEQITYLLFIRRLDDAHTREESMAALLRKPMATRIFPEGNDPKGRPYDDLRWSRFKNFSAAEMHTVVGEHVFPFLRSLGGDGSTYAQHMKDARYTIPTAGLLSRIVDMLDHVPMEDRDTKGDLYEYMLGKIAAAGQNGQFRTPRHIIKLMVALTRPTPKDIICDPASGTCGFLVAAGEYLREQYPDLLNDFETRTHFHHGMFHGYDFDNTMLRIGSMNMALHGVDNPDIRYKDSLAQDHAGDEEKYSLILANPPFAGSLDYENTAKDLLSIVKTKKTELLFLALFLRLLKPGGRAAVIVPDGVLFGSSKAHKALRQMLVEEQKLDGVISLPAGAFKPYAGVSTAILLFTKTNSGGTDHVWFYDMQADGWSLDDKRQPLLDEDKLGPNPAQPLTEAEHAKNNLPDALARWSQRDGSERSNPRTAQSFCVPKADIAAQGYDLSINRYKEVVHEAVEHDHPLDILAKLKRLEVEIQIDMAELEGMLSK; this is encoded by the coding sequence ATGCTTACAGGCGAAATCCGTTCCCAAGTTAACGCCATCTGGGACGCCTGCTGGTCGGGTGGCATCTCCAACCCGATGGAAGTGCTGGAACAAATTACCTACTTGCTGTTCATCCGCCGACTGGACGATGCACACACGCGGGAAGAGTCCATGGCTGCGCTGCTCCGCAAGCCCATGGCCACCCGTATTTTCCCGGAGGGTAATGACCCCAAAGGGCGTCCGTACGACGACCTGCGTTGGTCACGATTCAAGAATTTTTCCGCCGCCGAAATGCATACGGTCGTTGGCGAGCATGTTTTCCCCTTCCTCCGCAGCCTTGGTGGTGATGGTTCCACCTATGCGCAACACATGAAGGACGCGCGTTACACCATCCCGACTGCCGGCCTGCTGTCCAGGATTGTGGACATGCTCGACCACGTACCGATGGAAGACCGGGACACCAAGGGTGACCTGTACGAATACATGCTGGGTAAGATTGCCGCAGCCGGACAGAACGGCCAATTCCGTACTCCGCGCCATATCATCAAGCTGATGGTGGCACTAACCCGCCCCACCCCCAAAGACATCATCTGCGACCCAGCCAGCGGCACCTGCGGCTTCCTGGTAGCGGCAGGCGAATACCTGCGCGAGCAATACCCTGACTTGCTCAACGACTTTGAGACCCGTACACACTTCCACCACGGCATGTTCCACGGCTACGACTTCGACAACACCATGTTGCGCATTGGCTCCATGAACATGGCGTTGCACGGTGTTGATAACCCGGATATCCGTTACAAGGATTCGCTTGCACAAGACCACGCCGGTGACGAAGAGAAGTACAGCCTCATCCTCGCCAACCCGCCGTTTGCCGGTAGCCTCGACTACGAGAACACCGCCAAAGACCTGCTCAGCATCGTCAAAACCAAGAAGACCGAGCTGCTGTTCCTGGCACTATTCCTGCGCCTTCTCAAGCCTGGCGGCCGGGCTGCTGTCATCGTGCCCGATGGCGTGCTGTTCGGCTCCAGTAAGGCACACAAGGCGCTGCGGCAGATGCTGGTGGAAGAACAGAAGCTGGACGGGGTGATTTCGCTGCCAGCCGGTGCGTTCAAGCCCTATGCCGGCGTCTCTACCGCCATCTTGCTGTTCACCAAAACCAACTCGGGCGGCACCGACCATGTATGGTTCTACGACATGCAGGCCGATGGCTGGAGCCTCGACGACAAGCGTCAGCCGCTGCTGGACGAGGACAAGCTCGGCCCTAACCCGGCCCAGCCACTGACCGAGGCCGAACACGCCAAGAACAACCTGCCCGATGCACTGGCCCGCTGGTCCCAACGCGACGGCAGTGAACGCAGCAACCCACGCACCGCGCAGAGCTTCTGCGTACCCAAGGCCGACATTGCGGCGCAGGGTTACGACCTCAGCATCAACCGCTACAAGGAGGTGGTGCATGAAGCGGTGGAGCACGACCACCCGTTGGACATCCTCGCCAAACTAAAGAGGCTCGAAGTCGAGATTCAGATTGATATGGCTGAGTTGGAAGGGATGCTGAGTAAATGA
- a CDS encoding restriction endonuclease subunit S, whose amino-acid sequence MSDWQSLTLGDIFEISSSKRVLQSDWQSSGVPFYRAREIVRLARDGEIDNELFISEELFAEFQEKYGVPEAGDLMVSAVGTLGACYVVGPNDRFYYKDASVLRFKAKREICSRFFQHAFRTAELLDQVHAGSGSTVGTYTIERANSTRVRVPPLPEQRRIAAILDKADALRTKRREALAQLDRLAQSIFVEMFGDPVTNPHKLEKKSLGNLLKVKSGDFLPASEMASDGSYPVFGGNGINGYHDEYMFDSRQIVIGRVGVYCGCVHITPANSWVTDNALYVSEHDARVSFDFLAYSLQSANLNQYASQSAQPLISGTRIYPVEILVPPKQQQAEFIARLDASKKVEQRFAESSNELDALFASLQHRAFRGEL is encoded by the coding sequence ATGAGCGACTGGCAAAGCCTGACGCTAGGCGATATTTTTGAAATTTCGTCGAGTAAGCGCGTATTGCAAAGTGACTGGCAATCTTCTGGTGTCCCTTTCTATCGGGCGCGCGAGATTGTTCGGCTTGCAAGGGACGGAGAGATTGATAACGAGCTTTTCATCTCCGAAGAGCTTTTCGCTGAGTTTCAGGAGAAATATGGAGTTCCAGAGGCTGGCGACTTAATGGTTTCAGCAGTTGGAACGCTTGGCGCATGCTATGTGGTAGGTCCGAATGACCGCTTCTACTACAAGGATGCCAGCGTACTCAGATTCAAAGCCAAGCGCGAAATCTGCTCGCGTTTCTTTCAGCATGCTTTCCGAACGGCCGAGTTGTTAGACCAAGTACATGCTGGCTCTGGGTCCACTGTAGGCACTTACACGATTGAGCGTGCTAACTCAACGCGAGTTCGTGTCCCCCCCCTCCCCGAACAACGCCGCATCGCCGCCATCCTCGACAAAGCCGACGCCCTGCGCACCAAGCGCCGCGAGGCCTTGGCCCAACTCGACCGTCTTGCGCAGTCGATTTTTGTGGAGATGTTTGGGGACCCGGTGACGAACCCGCACAAGTTGGAGAAGAAGTCTCTAGGTAACCTGCTAAAGGTAAAGAGTGGTGACTTTCTTCCGGCATCGGAAATGGCAAGTGATGGGTCATATCCAGTTTTCGGAGGGAACGGTATAAACGGCTACCACGATGAGTACATGTTTGATAGCCGCCAAATCGTAATTGGTAGAGTTGGTGTTTATTGCGGGTGCGTGCACATAACACCTGCCAATAGCTGGGTAACTGACAATGCGCTTTATGTGAGCGAGCACGATGCAAGAGTTAGCTTCGATTTTCTTGCGTACTCGTTGCAGTCGGCGAACCTGAATCAGTATGCAAGCCAGTCGGCGCAGCCGCTTATCTCCGGTACGCGCATATATCCAGTTGAGATACTTGTGCCGCCCAAACAGCAGCAGGCGGAGTTCATCGCTCGACTGGATGCCTCTAAGAAGGTAGAGCAGCGATTTGCGGAATCGTCGAACGAGCTTGATGCACTCTTTGCATCACTCCAACACCGCGCCTTCCGGGGAGAGCTCTGA
- a CDS encoding DUF262 domain-containing protein — protein sequence MQQQNIPIGTLVDMYKRGELRLPEIQRHYVWRATRVRDLLDSLYRGYPSGSILMWETDEPVPTRDFAIAQDSTAFAGRKLLLDGQQRLTSLTAVLSGTSVQVRGRKRPIDILFNLDHPDGPPTDIVEVESDEDAPTSSDDELNDEAEDSEDGNEQGLQEKLNRRTFVVAAKNLASQPQWVSVSAVFATANDAEILKKAGITSFDDPRFQKYSDRLKKLRAIKDYQYVVHVLERSMSYEEVTEIFVRVNSLGAKLKSSDLALAQMSSRWPNLLKELEAFQEECEQSWFTIELGQLVRAIVVFATQQCLFRTVASTHIDKLKEGWLQAQEGLRFAINFLRSNAGIEDESLLSSPMFIHVLAAVSRIKDNKLTADEQHALLHWLLVANARGRYSRGSTETLLNEDLAILYRGEGIVGLMEPVKRQFGRLHVEPNDLAGRGVNSPLFSLAYLALKAAGAKDWYSGLGLSLTHQGKLHFIQWHHVIPKSLLKERSYETGEINEIANMAFITGQTNRRISNKEATQYLVDIVAKQGKEALESQCVPTDPALWSTEAYRDFLTMRRAALTERMNAFIREKAKL from the coding sequence ATGCAACAGCAAAACATCCCCATCGGCACCTTGGTGGACATGTACAAGCGCGGCGAACTGCGCCTGCCGGAAATCCAACGCCATTACGTATGGCGAGCCACGCGGGTGCGTGACCTGCTGGATTCGCTGTATCGCGGCTACCCCAGCGGTTCCATCCTGATGTGGGAGACCGACGAGCCAGTGCCAACGCGGGACTTTGCGATTGCACAGGACTCCACCGCCTTTGCTGGTCGCAAATTGTTACTGGATGGGCAGCAACGTCTGACTTCATTGACCGCTGTGCTGAGCGGCACTTCGGTTCAGGTGCGTGGGCGAAAACGGCCCATCGACATCTTGTTCAACCTCGACCACCCGGATGGTCCGCCGACCGACATCGTGGAAGTGGAAAGTGATGAGGATGCGCCTACCTCCAGTGATGATGAGTTGAACGACGAGGCCGAAGATAGCGAGGATGGCAACGAGCAGGGCCTGCAGGAAAAATTGAACCGGCGCACCTTTGTGGTGGCCGCCAAGAACTTGGCCTCGCAACCTCAGTGGGTGTCGGTGAGCGCCGTGTTTGCCACCGCCAATGATGCGGAGATTCTGAAGAAGGCCGGCATCACCTCCTTCGACGACCCGCGCTTCCAGAAGTATTCCGACCGACTGAAGAAGCTGCGTGCCATCAAGGACTACCAGTACGTAGTGCACGTGCTGGAACGCAGCATGAGCTACGAGGAAGTGACCGAAATCTTCGTACGGGTGAATTCACTCGGCGCCAAGCTGAAGTCTTCCGACCTCGCCTTGGCGCAGATGTCGTCACGCTGGCCAAATCTGCTGAAAGAGTTGGAAGCGTTTCAGGAGGAGTGCGAGCAAAGCTGGTTCACGATTGAGCTAGGTCAGCTGGTACGCGCCATTGTGGTATTCGCCACCCAGCAGTGTTTATTCCGCACCGTGGCCTCGACCCATATCGACAAACTCAAGGAAGGCTGGCTCCAGGCTCAGGAAGGGCTGCGCTTTGCCATCAACTTCTTGCGCAGCAATGCAGGCATCGAGGACGAGTCTCTACTGTCCTCACCCATGTTCATCCATGTGCTGGCGGCGGTTAGCCGCATCAAAGACAACAAACTGACTGCCGACGAGCAGCATGCGCTGCTGCATTGGCTGCTGGTAGCTAATGCACGTGGCCGCTACTCGCGCGGCTCAACCGAGACCCTGCTGAATGAGGACTTGGCCATTCTGTATCGGGGCGAGGGTATTGTCGGGCTGATGGAGCCGGTGAAGCGCCAGTTCGGCCGGCTGCATGTAGAACCTAACGACCTGGCGGGGCGCGGGGTGAATAGTCCGCTGTTCTCGCTAGCTTACCTTGCTCTGAAAGCTGCCGGTGCCAAGGACTGGTATAGCGGATTGGGGCTGTCGCTGACCCATCAGGGCAAGCTGCACTTCATCCAGTGGCACCACGTTATTCCCAAGTCGCTGCTCAAGGAGCGCAGCTACGAAACCGGCGAAATCAATGAAATCGCCAACATGGCCTTCATTACCGGCCAGACTAATCGCCGCATCAGCAATAAGGAAGCGACGCAGTATCTGGTAGACATAGTGGCCAAGCAGGGCAAGGAAGCACTGGAAAGCCAGTGCGTACCGACTGACCCGGCGCTATGGTCTACCGAGGCTTATAGGGACTTCCTAACAATGCGCAGGGCTGCGTTGACAGAGCGAATGAATGCATTCATTCGGGAGAAGGCAAAGCTATGA
- a CDS encoding DNA-binding protein: MTDLTTEKHRRQNILNNRYALQAAEQHLGLGGVTFEGETVFTKQQVAMLFDISDATVERYIATHGDELRANGYTLLRGSKLNEFKNLIDGTLINEGTKTSILGVFSFRAVLNLAMLLTESERAKLVRTRVLDIVMDVLAKKTGGQTKFINQRDDRYLTAAFQEANYRKQFTDALDAYVEGNQWKYGRFTNLIYQSIFQENASEYRKILKLAEQESIRETMYSEVLTVIASYEAGIAHELQQESQKLARKLTQKETETLFGRFESHPLFKPLILDARTKMASRDLGFRDALHHKLEAYIQSVPEADFERFLGETSRSLEERLSDPETLAVFKRLKDR; encoded by the coding sequence ATGACCGACCTGACTACCGAAAAGCATCGGCGGCAGAACATCCTGAACAACCGCTATGCCCTGCAAGCTGCCGAACAACACTTGGGGCTTGGAGGGGTGACGTTTGAGGGCGAGACGGTATTCACCAAGCAGCAAGTGGCCATGCTGTTCGACATCAGTGATGCCACGGTTGAACGCTACATTGCTACGCACGGGGATGAGCTACGCGCAAATGGCTACACCTTGCTAAGGGGGTCAAAGCTCAATGAATTCAAGAACTTAATTGATGGTACCCTCATCAATGAGGGTACCAAAACCAGCATCCTTGGCGTGTTCAGCTTCCGCGCTGTTTTGAACCTTGCCATGTTGCTGACCGAGAGCGAACGCGCAAAGCTGGTTCGAACCCGGGTACTAGACATCGTGATGGACGTGCTGGCCAAAAAAACCGGAGGGCAGACCAAGTTCATCAACCAACGTGACGACCGTTACTTGACCGCAGCTTTTCAGGAAGCCAACTACCGAAAGCAGTTCACCGACGCGTTAGACGCATACGTAGAGGGCAATCAATGGAAGTATGGAAGGTTCACCAACCTGATTTACCAAAGCATTTTCCAAGAAAATGCATCTGAATATCGCAAGATTCTAAAGCTAGCCGAACAGGAAAGCATTCGGGAAACGATGTATTCCGAGGTGCTGACCGTCATCGCCAGTTACGAAGCTGGGATTGCACATGAGCTTCAGCAGGAGTCTCAAAAGCTTGCCCGTAAACTCACGCAAAAGGAAACAGAAACACTGTTTGGCAGGTTCGAGAGCCATCCACTGTTCAAACCTCTGATTCTGGATGCCAGAACCAAGATGGCAAGCAGAGACCTTGGCTTTCGGGATGCGTTGCACCACAAGCTCGAAGCATACATCCAGTCCGTTCCTGAGGCAGACTTCGAGCGATTCCTTGGTGAAACCAGCCGGTCGTTAGAAGAAAGACTGAGCGACCCGGAGACGCTAGCTGTTTTCAAGCGGCTCAAGGATAGATGA
- a CDS encoding type II toxin-antitoxin system death-on-curing family toxin, giving the protein MDEHQGLKFFYFDAGHAEQVHDWIIENSGGLPGTKSRHHLESPLAHIQNDDYYPEMADKLAFLIYAINKNHAFHDGNKRSSIALGAYFLELNGYDYVVRRFVLEMENIAVYVAANAIDRQLLRRIVESLMYEEDYSEALKLDLITAISSYVGEE; this is encoded by the coding sequence ATGGACGAGCATCAAGGGCTGAAGTTTTTCTACTTTGATGCCGGTCATGCAGAGCAAGTGCATGACTGGATTATCGAAAATTCAGGTGGGTTGCCCGGCACCAAAAGCCGGCACCATCTGGAAAGCCCACTGGCACATATCCAGAACGATGATTACTACCCTGAAATGGCGGATAAGCTAGCGTTTCTGATTTACGCCATCAACAAGAACCATGCTTTTCATGATGGTAATAAACGCTCTTCGATTGCGCTGGGTGCGTACTTTCTGGAACTGAATGGGTACGACTATGTGGTGCGCCGCTTTGTGCTCGAAATGGAAAACATTGCAGTATATGTGGCAGCAAACGCCATTGACAGGCAGTTGCTTCGACGAATCGTTGAATCTCTGATGTACGAAGAGGACTACTCCGAGGCCCTGAAGCTGGATTTGATTACAGCGATTTCCTCATATGTAGGGGAAGAGTAA